One segment of Plasmodium gaboni strain SY75 chromosome 3, whole genome shotgun sequence DNA contains the following:
- a CDS encoding putative serine/threonine protein kinase: MNEHIKSIKYDNVHDNKKNVIRNYDDHNNIKANSHSKLQSKELNTHNDNKQKWITSNNTNNNIQTNINVKYYDKSVNNKTTTLIDKEIKQVENISKQEKNYTKCSGVIINKSNAMKDYVRYSKKEDSSSNYVYKYNNMNGNNIMNGNNIMKDNNIMKDNNIMNGNNIMNGNNIMNGNNIMNRNNIMNRNNIMNRNNIMNRNNIMNSHVIHPISNKTTLIENKKKEENMFPSSDLYKKEINVKGDNDTFDLLYKRKIDKDDNLSKKKKRPNDSFNNDDHHHDNVLVVCEKIKENENEQNNNKNKKNIKEDVLHNVLDELRNKDNLVSDYIISKSFEKNNNLYIKKSVSLNENNNERKIYTQINKEEYSSTNNDDSSIKKKNNSSEGLDEERKNYNYSIIEQKGYNFNNRDYEYFKDDTHKNENGCDPNIIEQSEEYEKYQKYEKYGMNNKMDEPKFYNQHINNNVNMNQRCNVSINENIKNNIYFDHYEEGCEQEKHRNKLYDHTHNQEKGYKNNINDILREYHPNNDEAKEKEKEKEKQKDDEKKNIHASDKLVSHIDNVNSNIKINSLLDHIDRKKKTGYKEINLYKEIKNEYQKMLTDENSIMIEQVKKYNTYQVSNNFCDTNDMLQKENKILTNNDKKEPINCDKKEPINCDKKEPINCDKKEPSFYDKKEPINYVKKKTFLLSKSKTCTSNVLSSKIPSTLSNKKLNATIKTIKKDVTDNEKKIYVHDHGKNNIIKRNKEFINNYKGKRNNSNVDIVSEVCNNKINVKGDHNNMIVENKERNDSSFISIHHRKNITSSSADTFAKNKKQIISPHLYSKKNEENDKKCELLKNNNENIKKNIYKDKEKISDLERKVFIKQNNDEKKNTSTKINDDMNIIIDKQKKGKLNNNHVDLNRRIKNDSKILTNEKNNMNKIQNNLMIKKTNLLTNKGINSTSISSSSTKNFKEGGLIKKNKNLTNLKYTSIRNKINVDSIKLNDKSDLYEDKKKTSFNYINKGVKGMNLKKRNVPNTNSMVDTNKEKRVLNPVTLNNNYRNNYIHINKNNCKNEKMVGIKKIDPNKEKQKSFHPEGVKVDKAVNQNYNAKGLTEKGGFKDIINEEMEKYKNNKMKYKIKSNSIPPIIKKIETKNNNNNDNNNNNNNNINSCNNNGNSGNSLFLKKAKDAIHLKNNNIINNNNMMFRKQSNSCDNNTTSMKNKMIIINSNSEKAKSNNSQNNNEKKEMSYFEWLANEKKKEIIEKKGEIENDEDAKDSNKMDEELDDEETVMLQPLSSFNLRQNERKYEQSDFVVDKYPIGNGRTGLVFKAIIKKEENKNVALKVMAKDTIMSLNIERQVLKEIIIQASLKHVNILELIAYFEDKTRLFLILELANGGSVRNKMKQKKQPLNEEEVALYVYQIADALSYLHSFNIIHRDLKPDNILIHYSNEYLNNKIYKYGVIKLADFGFSCQLKNKRQKRSTFCGTIDYMPPEIINQIPYDCNVDLWCLGIVIFELLVGFPPFTDDTQERIFDQIKELNFHFPKSVSLLAQELILKLCSRTAEERISADEVKSHPWIKQFI; the protein is encoded by the exons atgaatgaaCATATCAAAAGtattaaatatgataatgTTCATGATAACAAGAAAAATGTTATAAGAAATTATGatgatcataataatattaaagCAAACTCACATTCAAAATTACAGTcaaaagaattaaatacACATAATGATAACAAACAAAAATGGATCACTTcaaataatacaaataataatatacaaacaaatattaatgtaaagtattatgataaatcagtcaataataaaacaacCACTCTAATAgataaagaaattaaaCAAGTCgaaaatatttcaaaacaagaaaaaaattacacAAAATGTAGTGGAGTGATTATCAATAAAAGTAATGCAATGAAGGATTATGTGAGGTATAGTAAAAAGGAAGATTCATCAAGTAATTATGTgtacaaatataataatatgaacggcaataatattatgaacggcaataatattatgaaagacaataatattatgaaagacaataatattatgaacggcaataatattatgaacggcaataatattatgaacggcaataatattatgaacagaaataatattatgaacagaaataatattatgaacagaaataatattatgaacagaaataatattatgaacaGTCATGTAATTCACCCCATTTCGAATAAAACCACCTTGATTGAaaacaagaaaaaagaagaaaacATGTTTCCTTCATctgatttatataaaaaagaaataaatgtaaaagGAGATAATGACACGtttgatttattatataagaGAAAGATAGACAAGGATGATAATttaagtaaaaaaaaaaagaggCCCAATgattcatttaataatgatgatcATCATCATGATAATGTTCTTGTTGTGTGTGAGAAGATAAAAGAGAATgaaaatgaacaaaataacaataaaaataagaaaaatataaaggaGGATGTATTACACAATGTTTTGGATGAACTAAGAAATAAGGACAATTTAGTAAGTGACTATATAATTAGCAAATcatttgaaaaaaataataatttgtatattaaaaagtCAGTCAgtttaaatgaaaataataatgagaGAAAGATATACacacaaataaataaagaagaataCAGTAGCacaaataatgatgatagttcaataaaaaaaaaaaacaattcATCAGAAGGTTTAGATGAAGagagaaaaaattataactATTCTATAATAGAACAGAAAggatataattttaataatagggattatgaatattttaaagatGATACACATAAGAATGAAAATGGATGTGATCCTAATATCATTGAACAAAGTGAGGAATATGAGAAATATCAGAAATATGAGAAATATGGAATGAATAACAAAATGGATGAGCCGAAATTTTATAATcaacatataaataataatgtcAATATGAATCAAAGGTGTAATGTATctataaatgaaaatataaagaacaatatatattttgatcACTATGAAGAAGGGTGTGAACAAGAAAAACatagaaataaattatatgacCATACACATAATCAAGAGAAGggatataaaaataatataaatgatatattaagaGAATATCATCCAAATAATGATGAAGCgaaagaaaaagaaaaggaaaaggaaaaacaaaaagatgatgaaaaaaaaaatatacatgCAAGTGATAAATTGGTATCACATATTGATAATGTTAACTCTAATATTAAGATAAATTCATTATTAGATCATATAGATaggaagaaaaaaacaGGATACAAAGAAATTAATCtttataaagaaataaaaaatgaatatcAAAAAATGTTAACTGATGAAAATTCAATTATGATAGAACAGgtaaagaaatataatacatatcAAGTGAGCAACAATTTTTGTGATACCAACGATATGTTACagaaagaaaataaaatattaacaaataatgataaaaaagaaCCTATAAATTGTGATAAAAAAGAACCTATAAATTGTGATAAAAAAGAACCTATAAATTGTGATAAAAAGGAACCTTCtttttatgataaaaaagaacctataaattatgttaaaaaaaaaacatttttattatctaaATCTAAAACTTGTACGTCTAATGTTTTATCATCTAAAATACCAAGTACtttatcaaataaaaaactGAATGCAActataaaaacaataaaaaaagatgtTACAGataatgagaaaaaaatatatgtgcATGATCATGGAAAGAATAATATCATAAAGAGGAACAAGGAgtttattaataattataaagGAAAGAGAAATAATTCAAACGTAGATATTGTCTCTGAAGTATGCAATAATAAGATAAATGTTAAGGGTGATCATAACAATATGATAGTAGAGAATAAAGAACGCAATGATAGCTCCTTTATTTCTATTCATcatagaaaaaatataacaagTAGTAGTGCAGATACGTTTgcaaaaaataaaaaacaaattatatCTCCACATTTATATTCTAAGAAGAATGAAGAGaatgataaaaaatgtgaactattaaaaaataataacgagaacataaaaaaaaatatttataaggataaagaaaaaataagCGATTTAGAAAGAAAGGtatttataaaacaaaataatgatgaaaaaaaaaatacaagtactaaaataaatgatgatatgaatattataatagataaacaaaaaaaagggaaattaaataataatcatgTTGATTTAAATagaagaataaaaaatgacTCTAAAATATTGACGaatgaaaagaataatatgaacaaaatacaaaataatttaatgataaaaaaaacaaactTGCTAACAAATAAAGGAATAAATAGTACTTCCATTAGTAGTAGCTCTACAAAAAATTTCAAGGAGGGTGGacttataaaaaaaaataaaaatctTACAAATTTGAAATATACATCTATAAGGAATAAAATTAATGTTGATAgtataaaattaaatgataaatcTGATTTGTATGAAGACAAGAAGAAGACAAgttttaattatataaataaggGTGTAAAAGGAATGaatttgaaaaaaagaaatgtTCCAAATACAAATAGTATGGTAGATACGAATAAAGAAAAACGGGTTCTCAATCCAGTCACATTAAACAATAATTATCgtaataattatatacatattaataagaataattgcaagaatgaaaaaatggtaggtataaaaaaaattgatcctaataaggaaaaacaaaaaagtTTTCATCCAGAAGGAGTGAAAGTAGACAAAGCAGTGaatcaaaattataatgCCAAAGGTTTAACTGAGAAGGGTGGGTTCaaagatattataaatgaagaaatggaaaaatataagaataataaaatgaagtataaaattaaaagtaATTCAATACCACcaataattaaaaaaatagaaaccaaaaacaacaacaataatgataataataataataataataataatattaatagttgtaataataatggCAATAGTGGTAActctttatttttaaaaaaggCAAAAGATGCtattcatttaaaaaataataatattattaacaaTAACAACATGATGTTTAGAAAGCAAAGTAATAGTtgtgataataatacaacatcgatgaaaaataaaatgataataataaatagTAATTCAGAAAAGGCGAAGTCTAATAATtcacaaaataataatgaaaaaaaagaaatgtCGTATTTTGAATGGCTAGCtaacgaaaaaaaaaaggagataatagaaaaaaaaggagAAATAGAAAACGATGAAGATGCAAAAGATTCCAACAAGATGGATGAAGAATTGGATGATGAGGAGACTGTTATGCTACAACCTTTATCATCATTCAACTTAAGACAAAACgaaagaaaatatgaacaGAGCGATTTTGTTGTAGATAAATATCCAATAGGTAATGGAAGAACAGGATTGGTATTTAAAgcaataataaaaaaggaagaaaacaaaaatgTCGCCCTTAAAGTAATGGCAAAAGATACAATTATGTCTCTAAATATTGAACGACAAGTATTGAAGgaaattattatacaaGCTAGCTTAAAAcatgtaaatatattagaaCTTATAGCATATTTTGAAGACAAAACAAGactttttttaattctaGAATTAGCTAATGGGGGATCAGTACGaaataaaatgaaacaaaagaaacaacctttaaatgaagaagaagttgcattatatgtatatcaAATAGCTGATGCATTATCTTATCTGCATAGTTTTAATATAATCCATAGAGATTTGAAACctgataatattttaattcattattctaatgaatatttaaataataaaatttataaatatggaGTAATCAAGCTAGCCGACTTTGGGTTTTCTTGTCAActcaaaaataaaagacAAAAAAGAAGTACATTCTGTGGCACAATCGATTATATGCCCCCTGAAATTATTAACCAAATACCTTATGATTGTAATGTGGATTTGTGGTGTTTGGGAATAGTTATATTTGAGTTGTTAGTTGGATTCCCTCCATTTACCGACGATACACag gaGAGGATTTTTGATCAAATAAAGGaattaaattttcattttccTAAGTCTGTATCATTGTTAGCTCAGGAgttaatattaaaa TTGTGTAGTAGAACTGCTGAAGAAAGGATTTCGGCAGATGAAGTAAAATCCCATCCATGGATAAAACaattcatataa
- a CDS encoding putative N2227-like protein yields the protein MATSRQDKLRAENPKSDKKKKKNVSYDNHINIDVVEKSEGNYEENYVFYKKDMCDENIKISNMECMEKFDKCNNNEKKMDPTTIATYNSNNNSNNHNNNNDYCNSCYGVDQNNNFHCHDDDHKILNNCCMKENCSQEDNDLCDDYHNIDILNLEEEKHFCNVCFSFLYYKKYCFFELLRIYKNYSCLNQEEKNLLTESIYIKLYKMYLTTLNNYYFILNILLPQISTHIIMHLLTFTFHKKEEDEQMKEEYVINEIIDKLTDEELKNIDKEYNYHNFNVRLLCKDDALIILNEIKSKMVNSQNEKRIFDILNMNCADHIVDDNTSGNNNNSGNNNNSGNNNNSDNNNNNSGNSDNCDNNNNCDNNNNSGNNNNNSGNSDNCDNNNNCDNIFDKNKVNMTHLIHNNTKRDDQTYKNINHFSDNNSNHYCNNLEEDTHKEVNPGVDLDVHNIRDSQINFVDSKNIEDDHNDMKENICNNNKTLHDDENIPNDNIYMNQNNSKYEHTPPGMRISHAYTPTLDDYNLIQNMSKVRSTLRQFVRDWSLEGQEERDKAYLPLLKSLDKYLPVHNNYIPKILCPGSGLGRLPYEIAKKGYRSQGNEFSYFMLLGSNFILNYYNEIYSLSIHPYCLCTSNRKSRDDHLKIIKLPDVNTYNKIVLNTDFSMCAGELIEVYYNDKEYFDGVLTCFFLDTAKNLFMYIKTFASILKPNSLWSNIGPLLYHYAEMPNEMSIELAWDEIQIIISKWFTIKEIQWIDNYYTTNFDSMMQVQYHCVFFSAIRNDIPIN from the coding sequence ATGGCAACAAGTCGCCAAGATAAATTAAGGGCTGAAAATCCAAAGagtgataaaaaaaaaaaaaaaaacgtGAGTTATgataatcatataaatattgatGTTGTAGAAAAAAGTGAGGGTAATTATGAAGAGAATTATGTGTTCTATAAAAAGGATATGTGTGATGAGAATATTAAGATAAGTAATATGGAATGCATGGAGAAGTTTGATAAATGTAAcaataatgaaaaaaaaatggatCCTACTACTATTGCTACatataatagtaataataatagtaataatcataataataataatgattattGTAATAGTTGTTATGGTGTTGATcagaataataattttcattGTCATGATGATGatcataaaattttaaataattgTTGTATGAAGGAAAATTGTTCACAAGAAGATAATGATCTTTGTGATGACTATCATAATATTGATATTCTCAATCTTGAAGAAGAGAAACATTTTTGTAAtgtttgtttttcttttttatattataagaaatattgtttctttgaattattaagaatatataaaaattattcttGTCTTAATCAAGAAGAGAAAAATCTTCTTACAGAATCAATTTATATAAAGctatataaaatgtatcTAACTACAttgaataattattattttattcttaatatattattaccCCAAATATCAACACACATAATTATGCACCTACTAACATTTACATTCCacaaaaaagaagaagatgaACAAATGAAAGAAGAATATGTAATCAATGAAATTATAGATAAACTAACAGatgaagaattaaaaaatatagacAAAGAGTACAACTATCATAATTTTAATGTGCGTCTCTTGTGTAAGGATGATGCtcttattatattgaaTGAAATAAAATCCAAGATGGTCAATAGTCagaatgaaaaaagaatatttgACATACTTAACATGAATTGTGCAGATCATATTGTGGATGACAATACAAGtggtaataataataatagtggtaataataataatagtggtaataataataatagtgataataataataataatagtgGTAATAGTGATAATTGtgataataacaataattgtgataataataataatagtggcaataataataataatagtgGTAATAGTGATAATTGtgataataacaataattGTGATAATATCTTTGATAAGAACAAAGTCAATATGACACATCTCATACATAATAACACCAAAAGAGATGACCAAACctacaaaaatattaatcaTTTCAGTGACAACAATTCTAATCATTATTGTAATAATTTAGAAGAAGATACACATAAGGAAGTGAACCCAGGTGTAGACCTTGATGTACATAATATTAGAGATTCACAAATTAATTTTGTAGAttctaaaaatatagaagatgatcataatgatatgaaggaaaatatttgtaataataacaaaacGTTAcatgatgatgaaaatattcctaatgataatatttatatgaatcaaaataattcaAAGTATGAACATACTCCTCCTGGAATGAGAATATCACATGCTTATACTCCAACATTAGatgattataatttaattcAAAATATGAGCAAAGTAAGAAGTACATTGAGACAGTTTGTAAGAGATTGGTCCTTGGAAGGTCAAGAAGAAAGAGATAAAGCATATTTACCTTTATTAAAAAGTTTAGATAAATATTTACCtgttcataataattatattcCAAAAATTTTATGTCCTGGTTCAGGTCTAGGTAGATTACCATATGAAATAGCTAAAAAAGGATATAGAAGTCAAGGGAATGaattttcttattttatgttattaGGTTCTAActttattttaaattattataatgagATATATTCTTTATCTATTCATCCATATTGTTTATGTACATCCAATAGAAAAAGTAGAGATGATCActtaaaaattataaaactACCAGATgttaatacatataataaaatagtTCTAAATACAGATTTTTCTATGTGTGCAGGAGAATTAATTGaagtatattataatgataaagaatattttgATGGTGTATTAACATGTTTCTTTTTAGATACAGCCAAAAATCTTTtcatgtatataaaaacatttgCATCTATATTGAAACCTAATTCGTTGTGGTCAAATATTGGACCActattatatcattatgCTGAAATGCCAAATGAAATGTCTATCGAATTGGCTTGGGATGAAatacaaattattatatcaaaGTGGTTTACtataaaagaaatacaATGGAttgataattattatacaaCCAATTTTGATTCAATGATGCAAGTCCAGTATCATtgtgttttttttagtGCCATCAGAAATGACATTCCGATAAATTAA
- a CDS encoding putative asparagine synthetase — MCGILAIFHSSIEKHRLRRKALNLSKILRHRGPDWNGIVVEENDDGTTNVLAHERLAIVDVLSGHQPLYDDEEEVCLTINGEIYNHMELRKLIKEENLNKLKSCSDCAVIPNLFKIYKEKVPSMLDGIFAGVISDKKNNTFFAFRDPIGICPLYIGYAADGSIWFSSEFKALKDNCIRYVIFPPGHYYKNNKNKGEFVRYYNPNWWSLNNSIPNNKVDFNEIRIHLEKAVIKRLMGDVPFGILLSGGLDSSIIAAILAKHLNGLDKKDTNSIHNSSDNNNNNNSDTLRSQKLRSFSIGLKGSPDLKAAKEVADYLGIEHTEFYFTVEEGIDSLHDVIYHIETYDITTIRASTPMYILSRLIKSSCVKMVLSGEGSDEIFGGYLYFHKAPNKEEFHRELQRKIHDLHYYDVLRANKSTMAFGIEARVPFLDLQFLNLVMNIDPQDKMCSNNKIEKYILRKAFEGYLPEHILYRQKEQFSDGVGYNWIDGLKQYAEKKISDIQFSRAKFLFPYNTPKTKEAYLYRCIFSECFPEQCAQESVPEGESIACSTSKAVEWDESFKQNADQSGRSVLGIHRHSKQFDDVKCLPIQNQASINY; from the exons ATGTGCGGTATACTAGCCATTTTTCATTCATCTATAGAAAAACATCGATTAAGAAGGAAGGCCCTTAATTTATCAAAAAt ACTGAGGCATAGGGGCCCCGACTGGAACGGTATCGTAGTTGAAGAGAATGATGATGGGACGACAAATGTGCTGGCACATGAACGTCTAGCCATTGTAGATGTTTTATCTGGTCATCAACCTTTatatgatgatgaagaagaagTATGTTTAACCATAAATGGAGagatatataatcatatggaattaagaaaattaataaaagaagagaatttgaataaattaaaaagcTGTTCAGATTGTGCAGTGATACcaaatttatttaaaatatataaagaaaaagtTCCATCAATGTTAGATGGCATATTTGCAGGTGTAATAagtgataaaaaaaataatacattttttgCCTTTCGAGATCCTATAGGTATATGTCCATTATATATAGGTTATGCAGCTGATGGTTCTATATGGTTTTCATCAGAATTTAAAGCTTTAAAAGATAATTGTATAAGATATGTAATATTTCCTCCTGgtcattattataagaataataaaaataaaggtGAATTTGTAAGGTACTATAACCCTAATTGGTGGTCTTTAAATAATAGCATACCAAATAATAAAGTTGATTTTAATGAAATACGTATACATTTAGAAAAGGCAGTAATAAAAAGATTAATGGGTGATGTACCGTTTGGAATTTTATTATCAGGAGGATTAGATTCTTCTATAATAGCTGCCATCCTTGCTAAACATTTAAATGGTCTAGATAAGAAAGATACAAATAGCATTCATAATAGTAGtgacaataataataataataatagtgatACTTTGCGATCTCAAAAATTGAGAAGCTTTTCTATAGGTTTAAAAGGCTCACCTGATTTAAAAGCAGCAAAAGAAGTAGCTGATTATTTAGGCATAGAACATACCgaattttattttactGTTGAAGAAGGTATAGATTCTTTACATGATgttatttatcatatagAAACGTATGATATTACAACGATACGTGCATCTACACCTATGTATATTCTTTCAAGGTTAATTAAAAGCAGTTGTGTTAAAATGGTTCTAAGTGGTGAGGGTTCAGATGAAATATTTGGAGgttatctttattttcataaagCACCTAATAAAGAAGAATTTCATAGAGAACTACAAAGAAAAATACATGATCTACATTATTATGATGTATTAAGAGCTAATAAATCTACTATGGCATTTGGTATTGAAGCAAGGGTACCATTTTTAGATTTACAATTCTTGAATCTTGTTATGAATATTGATCCACAAGATAAAATGTGctcaaataataaaatagaaaaatatattttaagaaAAGCTTTTGAAGGATATTTACCTGAACATATCCTTTACAGACAAAAAGAACAATTCTCAGATGGTGTTGGATATAATTGGATTGATGGATTAAAACAATATgcagaaaaaaaaatatcagATATTCAATTTTCAAGAGCCaaatttctttttccaTATAATACACCAAAAACTAAAGAAGCATATCTATACCGATGTATTTTTTCAGAGTGCTTCCCTGAACAATGTGCACAAGAATCAGTACCAGAAGGAGAATCTATTGCATGTTCAACTAGTAAAGCCGTTGAATGGGATGAAAGTTTTAAACAAAATGCTGACCAGTCAGGTCGATCTGTTCTAGGCATACATCGACACTCAAAACAATTTGATGATGTAAAATGTCTTCCCATACAAAATCAAGCTAgtattaattattaa
- a CDS encoding 60S acidic ribosomal protein P2 gives MAMKYVAAYLMCVLGGNENPSTKEVKNVLGAVNADVEDEVLNNFIDSLKGKSCHELITDGLKKLQNIGGGVAAAPAGAAAVETADAKKEDKKEEKKEEEEEEEDDLGFSLFG, from the coding sequence atggCTATGAAATACGTTGCAGCATATCTTATGTGTGTATTGGGAGGAAATGAAAACCCAAGCACAAAAGAAGTTAAGAATGTTTTGGGAGCCGTAAATGCTGATGTAGAAGATGAAGTTTTAAACAATTTTATTGATTCTTTAAAAGGAAAGAGTTGCCATGAATTAATTACTGATGGATTAAAGAAATTACAAAATATCGGAGGTGGTGTAGCTGCCGCACCAGCTGGTGCCGCTGCAGTAGAAACTGCTGATGCCAAGAAAGAAGATAAGaaagaagaaaagaaagaagaagaagagGAAGAAGAAGACGACTTAGGATTTTCCTTATTTGgttaa
- a CDS encoding putative SECIS-binding protein 2, with the protein MKKEIIVDVKSNPRTHTNGDKDIIIEKKKKIKKKKENVNVSINVNMNVENVKNVENIKCIKNEKYIKNIKSIKYYNDRKKEKKNYQTKNTNNNIQFGNRLVRITFSSDKQKRKEFIKKKKMNIIMKQKKKKRKEFEEKKKLINKLTNILNIEKEKGNYYFLPKCLKKKKISKLKKIIILEKKIKNDLYQELLKQKENITSMNDHQDDIYLQVIQNKIKWILKNKNKNKKYKIIKINNNNNNNNNNNKNNNNNNNNNNSNNKFASSSFKILAKTENVLNGELPDVQVNKLKNFIHTWTNKYATDLRKGKNDDTKRHIRQLISVAKKLEKYTDQNDKDNLKDKRVSSKNNFFSVEDFDKNKAVNVKEKKKNSDIIEINEHNICNHNNNNNNSNNNDDDNKNKSITNVNDMLKDEMLKNEKILNYIQVSRVEKKIYINDYVDHEITDKLNTMVKEFLKKISLSHEKLLLLKKKKRYFLGLKECYKHICIDEPKIVFIAPNIEPSLNNIFDDTLGKIISKCKEKNIPIVFALSKNLLGKCINKSRQSIICIIDNDSYIKECNDIINLANSLRLSK; encoded by the coding sequence atgaaaaaagaaattattgTCGACGTAAAATCCAATCCTCGCACACATACTAATGGTGATAAAGACATAATTatagagaaaaaaaaaaaaataaaaaagaagaaagaAAATGTTAACGTAAgtataaatgtaaatatgaatgtagaaaatgtaaaaaatgtggaaaatataaaatgtataaaaaatgaaaaatacataaaaaatataaaatctataaaatattataatgatagaaaaaaagaaaaaaaaaattatcaaaCGAAAAATACGAATAACAATATACAATTCGGAAATAGACTAGTCAGAATAACATTTAGTAGCGATAAACAAAAAAGGAAGGaatttatcaaaaaaaaaaaaatgaatataataatgaaacaaaaaaaaaaaaaaagaaaagaatttgaagaaaaaaaaaaacttataaataaattaacaaatatattaaatattgaaaaagaaaaaggaaattattattttttaccCAAATgcttaaaaaaaaaaaaaatatccaaattaaaaaaaattattattttagaaaagaaaattaaaaatgatcTATATcaagaattattaaaacaaaaagaaaatatcACTTCTATGAATGATCATCAggatgatatatatttacaagttattcaaaataaaataaaatggatactgaaaaataaaaataaaaataaaaaatataaaatcataaaaataaataataataataataataataataataataacaaaaacaataataataataataataataataatagtaataataaattcGCTAGCAgttcttttaaaatactAGCCAAAACCGAAAATGTGCTAAATGGTGAGTTACCTGACGTTCAGGtgaataaattaaaaaattttatacaCACATGGACAAATAAATATGCAACAGATTTGcgaaaaggaaaaaatgatgatacTAAGAGGCATATAAGACAACTGATAAGTGTTgcaaaaaaattagaaaagTACACTGATCAGAATGATAAGGATAATTTGAAAGATAAAAGAGTTTCTTCgaaaaataattttttttctgttgAAGATTTTGATAAGAATAAAGCTGTTAAtgtaaaagaaaaaaaaaagaatagtgatattatagaaataaatGAGCATAATATATGCAACcataacaataataataataatagtaataataatgatgatgataataagaataaaagTATTACTAATGTAAATGATATGTTAAAAGATGAAATGctaaaaaatgaaaaaattttaaattatatacaagTCAGCAGAgttgaaaaaaaaatttatatcaaTGATTATGTTGATCATGAAATAACtgataaattaaatacTATGGTTAAAGagtttttaaaaaaaatatctcTTTCACATGAAAAATTGTTATTgttaaaaaagaaaaaaagatatttcTTAGGATTAAAAGAATgttataaacatatatgtatagaTGAACCCAAAATAGTATTTATTGCTCCGAATATTGAACCATCActaaataatattttcgATGATACGTTAGGAAAAATAATTTCTAAAtgtaaagaaaaaaatatccCTATAGTTTTTGCTTTAAGTAAAAATTTGTTAGgaaaatgtataaataaatctAGACAGTCaattatttgtataattGATAATGattcttatataaaagaatgTAATGATATAATTAATCTCGCTAACTCTTTGAGATTATCTAAATGA